The nucleotide window TCGGTTTCGCGCGCGAGGAGGTGTACATCGCCAATGTCGTCAAATGCCGCCCGCCCGACAACCGCAACCCGGCGCCCGAGGAAGTCTTGCAGTGCGACAACTACCTGCGCCGCCAGATTGAACTCATCCGCCCGCAAATCATCATCGCGCTGGGCGGCGTTGCGATGTCGGCGCTGCTGAACGAGCAAACGCCGGTCGGCAAGATGCGCGGGCGCGTCCACACACTGCCCGGCGCCGACATCCCGGTCGTCGTAACCTACCACCCGGCCTACCTGCTGCGCGCGCCGACGCAAAAACGCGCCGCATGGGAAGACCTGCAACTGGCGTGCCGCACCGTCGGCAGGGAACTGGCATGAGCACGCCCGCCGCATACACGCTGCTGCATCCGTCGCCGCACCCAACACCGCACCCACCCCCGCGCCCGATGCGCGAGGACGACCTCGACGCCGTCTGCGCCGTTGAACGCCGCGTTTTCGATTTTCCGTGGAACCCCGGCGTGTTCCTCAGCTGCCTGCACGAAGGCTGCGAGTGCCGCATACTGGAACGCGGCAGCCGCATCGTCGGCTACGGCGTGATGGCCGCCGGCGCGGGCGAATGCCACCTGCTGAACCTGTGCATCCATCCGGACTTCCGCCGCCGCGGCCATGGCCGCGCGCTGCTGCGGTGCCTGCTGGGCATCGCCGCGCGCCGCGGCGCCGTGCGCGCGATACTTGAAGTGCGGGCCGACAACCCGGCGGCGCAGAACCTGTATTTGTCCGAAGGCTTCAACCGCATCAGCAGGCGCAGGAACTACTACCCGTCAAGCGACGGACGCGAAGACGCCGTCGTGCTGGCGCGCGTGCTGTAACCGCGTGCTGCAACAATGGCCGCCATGCACCCGCCCCCGCCTTTCCCGCGCAAACACGCGGCCACCCCGCCGCGCGCACTGTGACGGCGCGGCGCATGGATTAGGCGCATGGACTACCTGCCGCTGTTCCTGAAACTGAAGGGCAAGCGGGCGCTGGTCGTCGGCGCCGGCGAAGTCGCCGCGCGCAAGGCGCGCCGCCTGCTGGAAGGCGGCCTGTCGCTGACCGTCGTCGCCCCGGCCATCTCGCCGTCCATGCGCGACGCTGCGTGCACAGGCGCCTGCGCCATCAAGCAACGCCCGTTCACAAACGCCGACCTGTCCGGCATGTCGCTGGTCGTCGCCGCCACCGACGACCACGCCGTCAACCGCAACATCGCCGAACAATGCGAAACGCTGAACATCCCCGTCAATGTCGTTGACGAACCGGACCGCGGCAATGTCATCTTCCCGTCGCTGATTGAGCGCGCGCCGATACGCATCGCCATCTCCACCGACGGCGTGTCACCGCTGCTGTCGCGCCTGCTGAAGTCGCACCTGGCCGGCTGCATCCCGGCGGCCTACGCAACGCTTGCCGGCCTCGCCGCCCGCTACCGCCCGAAGGTGAAGGCGCGTTTCGCCGAGCCGCGCGA belongs to Gammaproteobacteria bacterium and includes:
- the rimI gene encoding ribosomal protein S18-alanine N-acetyltransferase, whose translation is MREDDLDAVCAVERRVFDFPWNPGVFLSCLHEGCECRILERGSRIVGYGVMAAGAGECHLLNLCIHPDFRRRGHGRALLRCLLGIAARRGAVRAILEVRADNPAAQNLYLSEGFNRISRRRNYYPSSDGREDAVVLARVL